A section of the Pueribacillus theae genome encodes:
- a CDS encoding AMP-binding protein, with protein sequence MNVNKSLLGLNTDEELIVKQVEHWAKERSDKTFIFYGEENESYTYQAFNEMANNVAHHLIASGIQKGDRISLFLKNPLVTTIAMFGIWKAGAVFCPINFNYKGKLLSYQINDTKPKMLITERQMVSLINDIEQALPKLPVVIYDPKETDHDFKKEAAEVTLHNKFESLPFDTLIKGNGTNLEIELHYYDTANIIYTSGTTGPAKGVVQSYRWMHGYTYISRAFCNEEDVIYNDLPMYHVGGAFSLVARAAYVGCTAAIWDKFSPNDFWKRIKTCGATNATLLDVMIPWLMKAEPNEHDRYNTLKKVHMQPLPKYHHDVAKRFGFDFVTAGFGQTESGSGFSSLIVERSEGEGTPPELYKGYSYQEMLTIAKELNLPIQKGNEPLAKGFMGYPTPHVEAAILNEKDEKCGFGEHGQIAFRSRYPSLIMKEYFNKPGATVEAFQNLWFHTGDVGYKDENGFYYFVDRMKDVIRSRGENVSSYQVEDMMNQHELVSVCAAFPIPAEEGEEDDIVVYVVPKSEGLTENSLKEWAKKEMPKFMWPKYIRMIPDLPRTPTNKIEKYKLKAMIIEELKTIRN encoded by the coding sequence ATGAATGTGAATAAATCTCTTCTCGGATTAAATACCGATGAAGAACTGATTGTGAAACAAGTAGAGCATTGGGCAAAAGAAAGAAGCGACAAAACTTTTATTTTTTACGGAGAAGAAAACGAAAGTTACACTTATCAAGCATTTAATGAAATGGCAAACAATGTCGCACATCATCTAATCGCAAGCGGCATCCAAAAAGGAGACCGGATATCGCTATTTCTAAAAAACCCATTAGTCACGACAATTGCGATGTTTGGGATCTGGAAAGCAGGTGCTGTCTTTTGTCCGATAAATTTTAATTACAAAGGAAAACTGTTATCTTACCAGATCAATGATACGAAACCAAAAATGCTCATAACAGAAAGACAAATGGTTTCACTTATTAATGACATTGAACAGGCTCTCCCGAAACTACCGGTTGTTATTTATGACCCGAAAGAAACAGATCATGATTTTAAAAAGGAAGCAGCGGAAGTTACGCTTCATAACAAATTTGAATCGTTGCCATTTGATACGCTAATAAAAGGGAATGGAACCAACCTTGAAATTGAGCTTCATTATTATGATACGGCAAATATTATTTATACGTCAGGCACGACAGGCCCAGCGAAAGGAGTTGTCCAGTCTTATCGCTGGATGCACGGATATACGTATATTTCGAGGGCATTCTGCAATGAAGAAGACGTCATTTACAATGATCTGCCGATGTACCATGTTGGCGGCGCCTTCTCACTTGTAGCGAGAGCAGCTTATGTCGGGTGTACCGCTGCAATTTGGGATAAATTCAGTCCGAATGATTTTTGGAAGAGAATTAAAACATGTGGAGCAACAAATGCAACATTGCTTGATGTGATGATCCCGTGGTTAATGAAAGCTGAGCCAAATGAACACGATCGATACAATACATTGAAAAAAGTGCATATGCAGCCGCTTCCTAAATACCACCATGACGTTGCGAAACGATTTGGGTTCGATTTTGTAACTGCTGGCTTCGGCCAGACTGAATCAGGAAGTGGTTTCAGCAGCTTGATTGTGGAACGTAGTGAAGGAGAGGGAACCCCTCCTGAATTATATAAAGGATATTCGTATCAAGAAATGCTAACGATTGCGAAAGAACTGAATCTTCCAATCCAAAAAGGGAATGAACCACTGGCAAAAGGTTTTATGGGTTATCCAACACCACATGTTGAAGCGGCCATTTTAAATGAAAAAGATGAAAAATGCGGATTCGGAGAACACGGCCAAATCGCTTTCCGATCACGTTATCCTAGCCTGATAATGAAAGAATATTTCAATAAACCGGGGGCAACGGTCGAAGCGTTCCAAAATCTATGGTTCCATACGGGTGACGTCGGCTACAAAGATGAAAACGGCTTCTATTATTTTGTTGATCGAATGAAAGATGTCATAAGAAGCCGAGGGGAAAATGTTTCCTCTTATCAAGTGGAAGACATGATGAACCAACATGAACTTGTAAGCGTTTGTGCAGCTTTTCCAATTCCAGCTGAAGAAGGAGAGGAAGATGACATTGTTGTTTATGTTGTTCCGAAATCAGAAGGGTTAACTGAAAATTCCCTTAAAGAATGGGCGAAAAAGGAAATGCCGAAATTTATGTGGCCCAAATATATACGGATGATTCCTGACTTGCCAAGAACACCTACAA
- a CDS encoding ABC transporter ATP-binding protein, whose protein sequence is MKQQPLVSLKDIKKYFPVGSGLFGKKDHFVKAVDGVSLDIYPGETVGLVGESGCGKSTTGRMVVGLSEPTGGDIYFEGKKLSDYKNKKELGKNLQMIFQDPYSSLNPRMTVADIIAEPLVLHKVGTKKERRKRVDELLERVGLASYHGSRYPIEFSGGQRQRLGIARALALKPKLIVCDEPVSALDVSIQAQILNLLKEIQQDMGLSYLFIAHGIQAVKHISNKIAVMYLGRIIEFAETEELFANPRHPYTQALLSAVPHPDPKMRDRERIILKGDLPSPANPPTGCRFHTRCPVAMEQCKSIDPTLVPTSEQSLTACVLFEEKIAN, encoded by the coding sequence ATGAAACAACAACCACTAGTGTCACTTAAAGACATCAAAAAATATTTTCCAGTTGGAAGTGGATTGTTTGGAAAAAAAGACCACTTTGTCAAAGCAGTCGATGGTGTTAGCCTCGATATTTATCCGGGTGAAACCGTCGGGCTTGTTGGAGAGTCGGGATGCGGAAAATCAACAACAGGCAGAATGGTTGTCGGCCTTTCTGAACCGACAGGCGGAGACATCTATTTTGAGGGAAAAAAACTTTCAGACTACAAAAATAAAAAAGAGCTTGGAAAAAACTTGCAAATGATTTTCCAAGACCCTTATTCATCATTAAATCCAAGAATGACCGTAGCGGATATTATAGCCGAGCCGCTAGTCCTGCATAAAGTCGGGACAAAAAAAGAACGGAGAAAACGAGTCGATGAGCTGCTGGAGAGGGTAGGACTCGCCTCGTACCATGGCAGCCGATATCCAATTGAATTTTCCGGTGGACAGAGGCAGCGCCTCGGGATTGCTCGTGCGCTCGCGCTTAAGCCGAAATTGATTGTCTGTGATGAACCGGTTTCGGCTTTGGACGTGTCAATACAGGCACAAATCTTAAATCTACTAAAAGAAATTCAGCAAGATATGGGCCTTTCCTATCTTTTCATTGCCCATGGAATTCAAGCCGTTAAGCACATCAGTAATAAAATTGCGGTCATGTACCTTGGGCGTATTATCGAATTTGCGGAAACGGAAGAATTGTTTGCAAATCCCCGTCATCCTTATACGCAGGCACTGCTGTCAGCCGTTCCCCACCCTGATCCGAAAATGCGCGACAGGGAACGGATCATTCTGAAAGGCGATTTGCCGAGCCCGGCGAATCCGCCAACAGGCTGCCGCTTCCATACACGGTGTCCAGTTGCGATGGAGCAATGCAAGAGTATTGATCCTACGCTCGTTCCGACATCTGAACAAAGCTTAACCGCTTGCGTTCTTTTCGAAGAAAAAATCGCGAATTAG
- a CDS encoding ABC transporter ATP-binding protein, giving the protein MGSDATLLEVKHLQTYIPTPKGEIKPVNDVSFSIKKGEIVALVGESGSGKSVSSLSIMGLNASAIKYKPESSIMYKGKDLLKLKEKEMRKIRGNDIAMIFQDPMFSLNPVHPIGRQIAESIVLHKKVKYKEAEKTALDLLNKVGIPDAARRLNDYPHQLSGGMRQRVMIAMALACNPQLLIADEPTTALDVTIQAQILTLLRSLQQEFGISILLITHDLGVVAETADRVLVMYCGKIVEEGTVEDIFERPLHPYTKGLMASVPPLYGPSRDKLDAITGVVPNPLELPKGCNFVTRCQYATEKCNLEAPTLLQHPAGNRVSCWNPLDQKGEDAHHETTTTSVT; this is encoded by the coding sequence ATGGGATCGGATGCAACATTGCTTGAAGTTAAGCATCTTCAAACGTACATCCCTACACCGAAAGGGGAAATCAAACCTGTCAATGACGTCTCATTTTCAATAAAGAAAGGTGAAATTGTCGCGCTTGTCGGCGAATCGGGAAGCGGAAAAAGTGTATCTTCCCTTTCCATAATGGGACTGAACGCAAGCGCCATTAAATACAAGCCAGAGAGTTCAATTATGTATAAAGGAAAAGATCTATTGAAGTTAAAAGAAAAAGAGATGCGTAAAATCCGTGGAAATGACATCGCCATGATTTTCCAAGATCCGATGTTCTCATTAAACCCCGTTCATCCAATTGGGAGGCAGATTGCGGAGTCGATTGTTCTGCATAAAAAAGTGAAATACAAAGAGGCGGAAAAAACTGCCCTCGATCTGCTCAATAAAGTGGGCATTCCGGATGCGGCGAGGCGTTTGAACGATTATCCACATCAATTATCTGGCGGAATGCGCCAGCGTGTCATGATCGCCATGGCGCTTGCTTGCAACCCCCAGCTCCTAATTGCAGACGAACCGACGACAGCCCTTGATGTCACCATCCAGGCGCAAATTTTAACTCTCCTTAGGAGCTTGCAGCAAGAGTTTGGCATCTCGATCCTCTTAATCACCCATGATCTTGGGGTTGTCGCTGAAACAGCTGACCGTGTCTTAGTCATGTATTGTGGGAAAATCGTGGAAGAAGGAACGGTGGAAGACATCTTTGAGCGGCCACTTCATCCGTATACAAAAGGGTTGATGGCGAGTGTCCCTCCGTTGTATGGGCCGTCAAGAGATAAATTGGACGCTATTACGGGCGTTGTGCCAAACCCGTTGGAATTGCCGAAAGGCTGTAATTTTGTCACACGCTGCCAGTATGCTACAGAAAAATGCAACCTGGAAGCGCCGACGTTGCTTCAACATCCAGCAGGAAACCGGGTTTCTTGTTGGAATCCGCTTGATCAGAAAGGAGAGGACGCGCACCATGAAACAACAACCACTAGTGTCACTTAA
- a CDS encoding ABC transporter permease — MGFTTIFKRLMSERLAFASFIFLMLLVIVSIIAPYIIPYDPVKQDLSKVMLSPSAQHWLGTDELGRDIFSRLLMGTRAAIQAGLVAILIPLFIGVPMGILSGYLGGVIDDLFMRIVDGILAIPAILLALGITGALGISLWNAMIAIGIIFTPQFARLARGQTLQIRREPYVEAAKISGAGSLWIMLKHIIPNIAPPIVVQASFNLSYAILTEASLSFLGLGAQSPQISWGNMIQQAYSMINMNAWMIIYPGIAILLTVLAGNFLGDGLRSALDPKVKKA; from the coding sequence ATGGGTTTCACAACAATTTTTAAGCGGTTAATGTCGGAACGCCTTGCGTTTGCCAGTTTTATTTTTTTAATGCTACTTGTTATTGTTTCCATCATTGCTCCCTATATCATTCCCTATGATCCCGTGAAACAGGATTTGTCAAAAGTCATGTTAAGTCCAAGTGCTCAGCATTGGTTAGGAACAGATGAGCTAGGCCGTGATATTTTCAGCCGCCTTCTTATGGGAACAAGGGCAGCAATTCAAGCAGGGCTCGTCGCTATTCTTATCCCACTTTTTATTGGTGTTCCAATGGGCATTTTATCCGGTTATTTAGGCGGAGTGATTGATGATCTATTTATGCGGATTGTTGATGGGATTTTAGCTATTCCAGCAATCTTGCTTGCGTTAGGGATTACAGGTGCTTTAGGTATCAGTTTATGGAATGCGATGATTGCGATTGGGATTATTTTCACTCCGCAATTTGCGAGGCTTGCAAGAGGGCAAACGCTGCAAATTCGGAGAGAGCCTTATGTCGAGGCAGCTAAAATTTCCGGTGCGGGTTCGCTTTGGATTATGTTGAAGCATATTATTCCAAACATTGCACCTCCTATCGTCGTTCAGGCATCTTTTAACTTGAGCTATGCGATTTTGACCGAAGCCTCCCTCAGCTTCCTAGGCCTCGGTGCACAGTCTCCACAAATCAGCTGGGGAAACATGATTCAACAAGCCTACAGCATGATTAACATGAATGCATGGATGATTATTTACCCGGGCATTGCCATTCTATTGACTGTCCTAGCTGGCAATTTTCTTGGAGACGGACTCCGTTCAGCACTCGATCCGAAGGTGAAAAAAGCATAA
- a CDS encoding ABC transporter permease, translating into MFLKFLFRRLIYVIPMLFITTLIVFSFILLIPGDPVLALLGENATPEKVAQLRQQLGLDQPIIVQYFDWLKNAIQGDLGRSIFTGQFVHEAVFSRLAVTFQLVVVAMIIAVVGGMFFAITSIYFPNSWMDYVARFFGTLGTAIPNFWLAMLLVLLFSLKLDWVPATGFTSIADSPVSFFKGILLPAFSLGMVGIAQITRHLRSSLMETMSADYIRTAYSKGVDRWQAIFKHGLQNAMLPVVTTIGILFGNMLGATVVIETIFAIPGMGQLAVNSILQRDFTMLQGVVLVMIVLVILINFITDIVYAVLDPRIEY; encoded by the coding sequence ATGTTTTTAAAATTTTTATTTCGTCGATTAATCTACGTCATCCCGATGCTCTTTATAACAACTCTCATCGTCTTTTCATTTATTTTGCTTATTCCAGGTGACCCTGTCTTGGCGCTGCTTGGCGAAAATGCAACACCTGAAAAAGTAGCCCAGCTTAGACAGCAATTGGGACTTGATCAACCGATTATCGTCCAATATTTCGATTGGTTAAAAAATGCCATTCAGGGGGATTTAGGGCGCTCTATCTTTACCGGACAATTTGTCCATGAAGCTGTATTCAGCCGCCTGGCGGTTACCTTTCAGCTTGTTGTGGTGGCGATGATTATTGCAGTTGTAGGCGGCATGTTTTTTGCCATTACATCGATCTATTTTCCAAACAGCTGGATGGACTATGTTGCAAGGTTTTTTGGAACACTTGGCACAGCCATTCCGAACTTTTGGCTTGCAATGCTTTTAGTGCTGCTTTTCAGCCTAAAGCTTGATTGGGTGCCTGCAACAGGATTTACAAGCATTGCTGACAGCCCTGTTTCGTTCTTTAAAGGGATTTTATTACCTGCATTTTCGTTAGGTATGGTTGGGATCGCACAAATCACAAGGCATCTTCGTTCTTCGTTAATGGAGACAATGAGTGCAGATTACATCCGGACCGCGTACTCAAAGGGAGTGGATCGCTGGCAAGCCATTTTTAAGCATGGCCTCCAAAATGCGATGCTTCCTGTTGTCACAACAATTGGAATTTTGTTTGGAAATATGTTGGGTGCAACGGTCGTTATTGAGACCATTTTTGCTATTCCGGGCATGGGGCAGCTAGCTGTCAATTCCATTTTGCAGCGGGACTTTACAATGCTTCAAGGCGTTGTGCTCGTTATGATCGTCCTAGTTATTTTGATTAATTTTATTACTGACATTGTATATGCCGTTTTAGATCCGCGGATCGAATATTAG
- a CDS encoding ABC transporter substrate-binding protein: protein MKRTQLTFITRLLFLLAFTFVIIGCSSNSDEKASTAEKGNDGTKTEEGTPKKGGEAIFAYETDVSNYDPTQGSAGSDHALLWPVYDTLIKFTPELEPEAGLAESWDFLDDKTVELKLREGVTFHDGTPFNAEAVKFNIERANSENSKVTDLKNIDSVEVVDEKTVKLHLSQPDSSILLALSDRGGMMVSPTAVKEKGEDFAQNPVGAGPYKMVKRVPNGEVVFEAYEDYWEEGKPYLDKMTVKIMADENTRINALKSGEVDYADNIKPGNVQQLKNDSNIVLKDKTSVAFRILYLNAEKEPMNNKAVRQALLYGINRDDIIQAINFGSGEPASQPFPSGYWAAGENIKVDYDPEKAKQILKDAGLEDITIKMNHYSTAYEQRIAEAIKSQLAEIGINVDLQAMELQAAVSNYFNEKEVPMFLSSWTGRPDPQITIKNLFASDSFYNAGGHSTDEIEKLISQAAGIYEQEERAKLYGEISQKALLEEAIMIPLFFEPRTSAMNQSIKGFEPNLLGKPILSTVWKEQ from the coding sequence ATGAAAAGAACACAATTAACTTTCATCACAAGATTGCTATTTCTCTTAGCGTTCACATTTGTCATAATTGGATGTTCTTCTAACTCCGATGAAAAAGCAAGTACCGCGGAAAAGGGAAATGACGGAACAAAAACAGAAGAGGGCACTCCGAAAAAGGGGGGAGAAGCCATTTTTGCTTATGAAACGGATGTAAGCAATTACGATCCTACTCAAGGAAGCGCGGGAAGTGACCATGCCCTCCTGTGGCCGGTTTACGATACATTAATCAAGTTTACTCCAGAACTTGAACCTGAAGCCGGTTTGGCAGAATCTTGGGATTTCTTGGATGACAAAACAGTGGAGCTCAAGCTAAGGGAAGGCGTAACATTTCATGATGGAACACCATTTAATGCAGAAGCTGTAAAGTTTAATATTGAAAGGGCTAATTCCGAAAATTCAAAGGTGACCGACTTAAAAAACATTGACAGTGTTGAAGTAGTGGACGAAAAAACAGTGAAATTACACTTATCCCAACCTGATTCATCGATTTTACTTGCGCTGTCCGATCGCGGCGGAATGATGGTTTCTCCAACAGCTGTTAAAGAAAAAGGGGAAGACTTCGCGCAGAACCCTGTAGGTGCAGGGCCATATAAAATGGTTAAGCGCGTGCCAAATGGTGAGGTTGTATTTGAAGCATATGAGGATTATTGGGAAGAAGGCAAGCCTTACCTCGATAAAATGACAGTAAAAATCATGGCTGATGAAAATACGAGAATCAATGCATTAAAATCGGGCGAGGTTGATTATGCAGATAACATCAAGCCTGGTAACGTGCAACAGCTTAAAAATGATTCGAATATTGTTTTAAAGGATAAAACATCAGTTGCATTCCGCATTCTCTATCTTAACGCGGAAAAAGAGCCTATGAACAATAAAGCTGTAAGACAAGCGCTTTTATATGGCATTAATCGTGATGACATCATACAAGCCATTAACTTTGGAAGCGGCGAGCCAGCTTCTCAACCATTTCCTTCAGGATATTGGGCTGCTGGTGAAAATATAAAAGTGGACTATGATCCGGAAAAAGCGAAGCAAATTTTAAAAGATGCTGGTCTGGAAGATATCACAATCAAAATGAACCATTATTCAACCGCTTATGAACAAAGAATTGCTGAAGCGATTAAAAGTCAGTTAGCTGAAATAGGCATTAACGTGGATTTGCAGGCTATGGAACTTCAAGCTGCGGTTTCAAATTACTTTAATGAAAAAGAAGTTCCCATGTTTTTATCAAGCTGGACAGGCAGGCCCGACCCGCAAATTACGATAAAAAACTTATTCGCTAGTGACAGCTTCTACAATGCCGGGGGTCATTCAACAGATGAGATAGAAAAACTTATTTCTCAAGCTGCAGGCATTTATGAACAAGAAGAGCGTGCGAAATTATATGGAGAAATTAGCCAAAAAGCTTTATTAGAAGAAGCAATTATGATTCCGCTGTTCTTTGAACCAAGAACATCTGCAATGAATCAGTCTATTAAAGGCTTTGAGCCAAACTTGTTAGGAAAGCCAATTCTATCAACCGTATGGAAAGAACAATAA
- a CDS encoding acyl-CoA carboxylase subunit beta — protein MSWQQEIEELRKREKEAQEMGGKENVERHRSRGKLTVRERIHRLLDEGTFHETGAIAGKAVYDENGERQSFTPANFLLGTGRVNGRKVVVGADDFTVRGGAADGAIKEKQIYSEKMAHDLQLPIIRLVDGTGGGGSVKFLDTFGRTYVPVNPAWDYVVKNMGLVPVVGACLGSVAGLGAARVTASHFSVMVENTAQLFVAGPQIVNFGVGQNLTKEELGGVQVHRSSGAIDNVVKSEDEAFEHIRKFLSYLPSNVYELPPVIQSDDSRNRKEEKLISVIPKNRRRPYKIRPILEMIFDKDSIFEMGRYYGGGTVTGFARLDGHPVGFLANDPYVGGGGLTVESCEKIERFVDMCETFHLPIVNFVDQPGLVVGLESEKRGTIRKGVRAIAAIYQATVPMMEIIIRRVFGVGGAGMSNGHGLNLRYAWPSGDWGSLPVEGGIQVAYRRDLEASDNPQALLEELAAKMESVRSPFRTAEAFGIEEIIDPRDTRPLLCEWIDDAYRLLPQLLGPSKHTMRP, from the coding sequence AAATGTCGAAAGGCATCGTTCCAGAGGAAAATTAACAGTAAGGGAAAGAATCCACAGGCTGCTCGATGAAGGCACATTTCACGAGACTGGGGCGATTGCGGGTAAAGCGGTCTATGACGAAAATGGGGAAAGACAGAGCTTTACTCCTGCTAACTTTCTTTTAGGCACTGGGAGAGTAAATGGAAGAAAAGTTGTTGTCGGTGCAGACGATTTTACTGTTCGCGGCGGTGCAGCAGACGGCGCAATTAAAGAAAAGCAAATTTACTCCGAAAAAATGGCACATGATTTGCAGCTTCCGATCATTCGCCTTGTAGATGGAACAGGTGGCGGTGGAAGCGTGAAGTTTCTTGATACATTCGGAAGGACCTACGTTCCAGTAAACCCAGCTTGGGATTATGTTGTCAAAAATATGGGTCTTGTTCCGGTTGTAGGCGCTTGCCTAGGATCTGTTGCAGGGCTTGGTGCTGCACGGGTAACAGCCTCCCATTTTTCGGTAATGGTAGAAAATACGGCACAGCTATTCGTTGCCGGACCGCAAATTGTTAATTTTGGGGTTGGCCAGAATTTAACGAAAGAAGAATTAGGCGGTGTACAAGTCCATCGGTCGAGCGGCGCAATCGATAATGTCGTGAAATCGGAAGATGAAGCCTTTGAACATATTCGGAAGTTTTTATCCTATTTGCCAAGCAATGTTTATGAGCTTCCTCCGGTCATTCAATCCGATGATAGCCGTAATCGAAAAGAAGAGAAGCTAATTTCTGTCATTCCAAAAAATCGCCGGCGTCCTTACAAAATTCGCCCCATTTTGGAAATGATTTTTGACAAAGACTCCATTTTTGAAATGGGAAGATATTACGGTGGCGGAACCGTAACGGGATTTGCAAGGCTTGATGGGCATCCCGTTGGATTTTTAGCAAACGATCCGTATGTTGGGGGTGGGGGCCTAACTGTTGAAAGCTGTGAGAAAATTGAACGTTTTGTAGATATGTGTGAAACATTCCACCTGCCTATCGTCAATTTCGTTGATCAGCCAGGCCTTGTTGTCGGATTGGAATCAGAGAAACGAGGAACCATTCGAAAAGGCGTTCGCGCGATTGCAGCAATCTATCAAGCGACGGTACCAATGATGGAGATTATTATACGGAGAGTATTTGGGGTAGGCGGGGCCGGCATGTCCAATGGGCACGGATTGAATCTACGCTATGCATGGCCTTCGGGTGACTGGGGCTCGCTCCCTGTTGAAGGTGGAATTCAAGTAGCCTATCGCCGCGATTTGGAAGCAAGCGACAATCCACAAGCACTTCTTGAGGAATTGGCAGCAAAAATGGAAAGCGTACGCTCGCCATTTCGAACTGCTGAAGCTTTTGGCATAGAGGAAATCATTGACCCCCGCGATACAAGGCCGCTGCTTTGTGAATGGATTGATGATGCGTATAGACTATTGCCGCAGCTTCTGGGGCCATCTAAACATACGATGCGACCATAA